The genomic region GTCGGCGGCCGTGCTCGCGGTCGTCGCCGGGGCGCTGACGTATCCGGTGTGGCACTCCCCCGCCCCTTCCCCGTCCCCGGCGACGACCGCGAGCACGGCCGCCGACGCCGTGACCGACTTGGCCGTGGCCTGGTGCAGCACGCCACGGATTCCGCCGGTCGCCGTCTGACCGAGCAGGGAAGCCGCCTCGGCGGCGTGACGTACCCCGTCCACCAGCCCCCCGGGCACCGGGATCAGGCCGAGCCCGGGCAGCAGCTTCTCCGGCGGGACCAGGCCGGTGCCCTGCGCACCGCACTGCGGGCAGCCGCGCACATGGCGGGTCAGCCGCTTGCGCCAGAGCGCGCCCGTGCCGCCGTCCCAGCCCTGCGCGGCATCGGCCAGTCCCGGGCAGCGGGGTGCGACGGCCAGGGCGCGGACCACCGTACGGGCCTCCTCCAGCCGCATCTTCATGCGCCGCACCCGGACCGCGGTGTGCCGCGCGTTCAGACCCAGGGCGCTGGCCACGTCCGCCCGGGCGATCCGGCCCGCCTCCCCGGGGCCGTTGGCGTAGAAGTCGCTGTCCAGCACCGTGTTGTTCTCGGTGCCGGCGTCGCGCAGGGTGAGGCCCGACTCCGCGTTGTCGTGGAGGGACAGGCCCCGGAAGACGGTGTTCCGGCAGCTCCGGCAGACGTACGCGTGGCTGGCCGAGCCGCGGATCTCCAGCCCCTGCACGGTCCAGTTGTCCGCCTCCTGGGTGACGGCCCAGGTGCCGCCCGGCAGCCCGGAGGCGTCGATGACGGGACGCTCCCCCCGGTAGTTGCTGAGCGTGATCCGGCGCCCCGCTGGGCAGGGCGGCGCCGGGGACGGGGAAGGGGCGGGGGAGTGCCACACCGGATACGTCAGCGCCCCGGCGACGACCGCGAGCACGGCCGCCGACGCCGTGACCGACTTGGCCGTGGCCTGGTGCAGCACGCCACGGATTCCGCCGGTCGCCGTCTGACCGAGCAGGGAAGCCGCCTCGGCGGCGTGACGTACCCCGTCCACCAGCCCCCCGGGCACCGGGATCAGGCCGAGCCCGGGCAGCAGCTTCTCCGGCGGGACCAGGCCGGTGCCCTGCGCACCGCACTGCGGGCAGCCGCGCACATGGCGGGTCAGCCGCTTGCGCCAGAGCGCGCCCGTGCCGCCGTCCCAGCCCTGCGCGGCATCGGCCAGTCCCGGGCAGCGGGGTGCGACGGCCAGGGCGCGGACCACCGTACGGGCCTCCTCCAGCCGCATCTTCATGCGCCGCACCCGGACCGCGGTGTGCCGCGCGTTCAGACCCAGGGCGCTGGCCACGTCCGCCCGGGCGATCCGGCCCGCCTCCTCCTCCCACCACAGGGCGAGCAGCCGCCGGTCCTCGGGGTCCAGCCAGCGTGCCGCGCGCGCCAGATCCCTGCGTTGGCCGCTGAGTTCGAGCTCGGCGACGGTGCGCTCGGCGAAGTCGGTGAGCGGATCGGCGGCGTCCTCCACCTCGTGCCCGTGGAACCGTTCGCGGGCCGTACGCCGCTGGTACTGCTGGATCTCCCGGTAGGCGATGGCCACGGCCCACGAGCGGAACCGCTCGGGCTCCCGCAGGGACGGCAGCGCGCGGACGATCCGCAGCATCACCTCCTGCACCAGGTCGTCCACATCGGCGTGGCCGTTCAGCGCCCGGCCGACGATTCCGTATACCAACGGCAGGTGCGCGGCGAGCAGTTCCTCCATGGCGCGGGTGCTGCCGCGCCGGGCCTCACCCACGAGCGCCGCGGTGTCGCGCACCGCCCGGCCGGTCCCGCTGTCCGTCATCCCGTCACGGCTCCTCACTCGCTTCGGGGCCGGTCACCGGCATCCCCGTGGAGGCGGCCGTACCGGCCCGGGGCCCAGAGGCACGCATCGTGGCACAACGCAGGGGGCCCGTAAAGAAGTTGCCGTACCGCCGCTCGCTTCACAGGTGTCGCACCGGCCCCACGGAGCCCCGTCCTACGGCCCGGAAAAGTTTCTTCCGGATTTCTGTCATCCGCACGCGCCCCGCGCATCTACCTGGGCACTGCGGCTCACAGCACCGCACCCACCGGCCTATCCGAAGGAGCGAACGATGACCGAGAAACCGAACAGAAGACGACGCGCCATGGCCGTCGCGATCGTGGCCGGGGGTGTCCTGGCCGGTGGTCTGGTCTCGCCGGCGGGTGCGGCGACGCTGCCTGCGGCGGGGGAGGTGTACCAGCTGGCGGTGAAGAAGAGCGGGATGTGCATCGATGTGCCCGGGGCGTCGTCGGCGAACGGTGCCCTGCTTCAGCAGTGGGGGTGCACGGAGGGTGCGGCGTGGCAGCAGTTCACGCTGACGGCGGACGGGTCGGGGAAGTACCGGCTGGTGAACAGGAGCAGCGGCAAGTGCGTGGACGTGCCCGACTACTCGAAGGTGAGCGGGGTGCAGCTCCAGCAGTGGGGGTGTGCCGGGCAGACGAACCAGCAGTGGACGCTGACGCCGAGTGGTACGGGGACGTACCAGATCGTCAACGTCAACAGCGGTCTGTGCATCAGTGACAAGGACGCGTCCACGGCGAGCGGTGCCGCGATCATCCAGGAGACCTGCACCGCCAACAGCAACAAGCAGTGGGCGTTCAACCCCGTCGGCACCTCCGGTCCGGCCACCGTCGCCGCGGACGGCACCGGCACCTACCGCACCGTCCAGGCCGCCGTGAACGCCGTCGGCAGCGGCAACGCGAGCCGGGTCACGATCACCATCAAGCCCGGCACCTACCGCGAGCAGGTCACCATCCCCGCCGACAAGCCCTTCATCACCCTGAAGGGCCTCGGTGACTCCCCGGACGACGTCGTCGTCGTCAACAACCGCAACGCGGGCGACCACGGCCACGTGGGGTCCGCCACCCTCGTCGCGATCGGCCACGACTTCACCGCCACCAACCTCACGCTGTCCAACGACTTCGACGAGAACAGCTCCGACACCGGTGACCAGGCCCTCGCCCTCTACCTGGACGCGGACAGGGCCGTCCTGGACGATGTGCGGCTCCTCGGCGACCAGGACACCTTCCGGGTCAACGACAAGGCGCGTGCGTACATCGTCGACTCGTACATCGAAGGCACCGTGGACTTCATCTACGGCGGCGGCACCGCCGTCTTCCACGCGAGCACCGTCCACGAGAAGCGCAGCACGGGCGGCCCGATCACCGCTGCCAGCACCGCTGCCGAGAAGACGTACGGCTTCCTCTTCTACCGGTCCACCGTGACGGGCGCGGCGTCGAACACCACCCAGCTCGGCCGCCCGTGGAGGCCCGACGCGCAGGTCCTCTACCGGGAGTCGTCGCTCACTTCGGCCCTGGCCACCGCTCAGCCGTGGACGGACATGTCCAGCAACTCCTGGAAGAACGCCCGGTTCTCCGAGTACCGCAACACCGGTCCCGGAGCGACCGTCAACGGCAACCGTCCGCAGCTGACGGACGCCCAGGCGGCGAACTACACCCCGCAGAAGTACCTGGCCGGCACGGACGGCTGGAACCCGGTGCGCTGAGGCGGCGCCGACCGCACCCACGACCCCGCACACGTACGAGAGAGGAACGAGCACACACATGCGTGGAACACACAGGAACAAGCGGAGAACCCTCGGGCTCGGAGCCCTGCTGACAGCACTGCTCCTGGCCGTCGCCGGCGTCCTGACCGGAGGTCTGGCCACTCCCGCGGGTGCGGCGACGCTGCCTGCGGCGGGGGAGGTGTACCAGCTGGCGGTGAAGAAGAGCGGGAAGTGCATCGATGTGCCCGGGGCGTCGTCGGCGAACGGTGCCCTGCTTCAGCAGTGGGGGTGCACGCAGGGTGCGGCGTGGCAGCAGTTCACGCTGACGGCGGACGGGTCGGGGAAGTACCGGCTGGTGAACAGGAGCAGCGGCAAGTGCGTGGACGTGCCGGACGGTTCGAAGGTGAGCGGGGTGCAGCTCCAGCAGTGGGGGTGTGCCGGGCAGACGAACCAGCAGTGGACGCTGACGCCGAGTGGTACGGGGACGTACCAGATCGTCAACGTCAACAGCGGTCTGTGCATCAGTGACAAGGACGCGTCCACGGCGAGCGGTGCCGCGATCATCCAGGAGACCTGCACCGCCAACAGCAACAAGCAGTGGGCGTTCACCCCGGTCTCCGGAGGCCGCACCTGGTCCGACAAGGCCGACGGCTTCGCGTCCACCGGAGGCGGCACCACGGGCGGGGCGGCCGGTACGACCGTCACCGTCAAGAACTACGCGGACCTGGTGAAGTACGCCACCGCCACCGAGCCCTACGTCATCAAGGTCGCCGCAGCGATCACGGTCACCCCGTACGGCCACGAGATACCCGTGAAGTCCGACAAGACCCTCATCGGCGTCGGGACCTCCGGTGAGATCGTCGGTGGCGGTTTCTTCCTCGGGACGGGCGTCCACAACGTCATCATCCGCAACCTCACCATCCGCGACACCCGGATGACCGAGGACGACCCCGACGACAAGGACTACGACTACGACGGCATCCAGATGGACACGGCCGACCACATCTGGATCGACCACAACCGCATCGAGCGGATGAAC from Streptomyces sp. QL37 harbors:
- a CDS encoding sigma-70 family RNA polymerase sigma factor; this encodes MTDSGTGRAVRDTAALVGEARRGSTRAMEELLAAHLPLVYGIVGRALNGHADVDDLVQEVMLRIVRALPSLREPERFRSWAVAIAYREIQQYQRRTARERFHGHEVEDAADPLTDFAERTVAELELSGQRRDLARAARWLDPEDRRLLALWWEEEAGRIARADVASALGLNARHTAVRVRRMKMRLEEARTVVRALAVAPRCPGLADAAQGWDGGTGALWRKRLTRHVRGCPQCGAQGTGLVPPEKLLPGLGLIPVPGGLVDGVRHAAEAASLLGQTATGGIRGVLHQATAKSVTASAAVLAVVAGALTYPVWHSPAPSPSPAPPCPAGRRITLSNYRGERPVIDASGLPGGTWAVTQEADNWTVQGLEIRGSASHAYVCRSCRNTVFRGLSLHDNAESGLTLRDAGTENNTVLDSDFYANGPGEAGRIARADVASALGLNARHTAVRVRRMKMRLEEARTVVRALAVAPRCPGLADAAQGWDGGTGALWRKRLTRHVRGCPQCGAQGTGLVPPEKLLPGLGLIPVPGGLVDGVRHAAEAASLLGQTATGGIRGVLHQATAKSVTASAAVLAVVAGDGEGAGECHTGYVSAPATTASTAADAVTDLAVAWCSTPRIPPVAV
- a CDS encoding pectinesterase family protein, with the protein product MTEKPNRRRRAMAVAIVAGGVLAGGLVSPAGAATLPAAGEVYQLAVKKSGMCIDVPGASSANGALLQQWGCTEGAAWQQFTLTADGSGKYRLVNRSSGKCVDVPDYSKVSGVQLQQWGCAGQTNQQWTLTPSGTGTYQIVNVNSGLCISDKDASTASGAAIIQETCTANSNKQWAFNPVGTSGPATVAADGTGTYRTVQAAVNAVGSGNASRVTITIKPGTYREQVTIPADKPFITLKGLGDSPDDVVVVNNRNAGDHGHVGSATLVAIGHDFTATNLTLSNDFDENSSDTGDQALALYLDADRAVLDDVRLLGDQDTFRVNDKARAYIVDSYIEGTVDFIYGGGTAVFHASTVHEKRSTGGPITAASTAAEKTYGFLFYRSTVTGAASNTTQLGRPWRPDAQVLYRESSLTSALATAQPWTDMSSNSWKNARFSEYRNTGPGATVNGNRPQLTDAQAANYTPQKYLAGTDGWNPVR
- a CDS encoding RICIN domain-containing protein gives rise to the protein MRGTHRNKRRTLGLGALLTALLLAVAGVLTGGLATPAGAATLPAAGEVYQLAVKKSGKCIDVPGASSANGALLQQWGCTQGAAWQQFTLTADGSGKYRLVNRSSGKCVDVPDGSKVSGVQLQQWGCAGQTNQQWTLTPSGTGTYQIVNVNSGLCISDKDASTASGAAIIQETCTANSNKQWAFTPVSGGRTWSDKADGFASTGGGTTGGAAGTTVTVKNYADLVKYATATEPYVIKVAAAITVTPYGHEIPVKSDKTLIGVGTSGEIVGGGFFLGTGVHNVIIRNLTIRDTRMTEDDPDDKDYDYDGIQMDTADHIWIDHNRIERMNDGLIDSRKDTSYLTVSWNVMGEQNKAFGIGWTDNVTARMTIHHNWIHDTSQRNPSIDNVAYAHLYNNYMQNVTSYGNLSRGASKTVIENTYYRNVANPYNIDTTAASLTQSGSICVSCTGKQVTNGTTFKPSDHYGYTLDPAADVPALLQEYAGPQSNIG